A window of Chrysiogenia bacterium contains these coding sequences:
- the rfbB gene encoding dTDP-glucose 4,6-dehydratase, with protein MSFRRILVTGAAGFIGSHFVERALEDPEVECVVGYDALTYAGRKEHLGEALEDARFTLVQGNVCDEDFLIKTLRAERIDAVVHFAAETHVDRSILGARIFMETNVTGTYTVLEACKAENIERLVHISTDEVYGPTPEGEQFKEDAGFRPSSPYAASKASADLFVQSFIKTHRLPALIVRGANNFGPRQFPEKLIPFMVHRALLGEELPLYGSGRQLRDWTYVEDFAEGVWLALQRADDGDIFNLGAGNERTNRMIVETLCDELGCDRGEIALVADRPAHDFRYAMDSSRAVQKLGWTPKAEFDEALRATIRWFAARKDWMEKVYAETADYFKDNYAGR; from the coding sequence ATGAGCTTCCGCCGCATTCTGGTCACCGGCGCCGCCGGGTTCATCGGTTCTCATTTTGTCGAGCGCGCCCTGGAAGATCCCGAAGTCGAATGCGTGGTCGGCTACGACGCGCTCACCTATGCCGGGCGCAAGGAACACCTTGGCGAAGCGCTAGAAGACGCGCGCTTTACGCTGGTGCAGGGCAATGTCTGCGACGAGGACTTTCTGATCAAGACCCTGCGCGCCGAGCGCATCGACGCGGTGGTACACTTTGCCGCCGAGACCCACGTAGACCGCTCCATCCTTGGCGCGCGCATCTTCATGGAAACCAACGTCACCGGGACCTACACCGTGCTGGAGGCCTGCAAGGCTGAGAACATCGAGCGGCTCGTTCACATCTCCACCGACGAGGTCTACGGGCCTACGCCCGAGGGCGAGCAGTTCAAGGAGGATGCGGGCTTTCGCCCCTCGAGTCCCTACGCCGCAAGCAAGGCGAGCGCCGACCTGTTCGTGCAATCCTTCATCAAGACACACCGGCTGCCGGCGCTCATCGTGCGCGGGGCCAACAACTTCGGCCCGCGCCAGTTTCCCGAGAAGCTGATCCCCTTCATGGTGCACCGCGCGCTGCTGGGAGAGGAACTCCCGCTCTACGGCAGCGGCCGCCAGCTTCGCGACTGGACCTATGTCGAGGACTTTGCCGAGGGCGTGTGGCTTGCGCTTCAGCGTGCGGACGACGGTGACATCTTCAACCTGGGTGCCGGCAACGAGCGCACCAACCGCATGATCGTCGAGACCCTCTGCGACGAGCTCGGCTGCGACCGCGGGGAGATCGCGCTTGTCGCCGACCGGCCCGCACATGATTTCCGTTATGCCATGGACAGCTCACGCGCCGTGCAGAAGCTCGGATGGACTCCCAAGGCAGAGTTCGACGAGGCGCTGCGCGCCACCATCCGCTGGTTCGCTGCCCGCAAGGACTGGATGGAAAAGGTCTACGCCGAGACCGCCGATTACTTCAAGGACAACTACGCCGGTCGCTAG
- a CDS encoding Mrp/NBP35 family ATP-binding protein: MAAVSEDAIKKALSVIIDPDLGQDIVSLGFVKDLKIDGGKVGFTIELTTPACPIKEQFRTQATDAVRAIDGVESVEVNMSSNVRSQDVGGKANPVPQIKNIIAVASGKGGVGKSTVAANLAVGLSMAGAKVGLMDCDFYGPSVPLMMGVSKADLRQVGEKILPARKHGLEIISFGFFVGEKDPVIWRGPILDSAIRQFFTDIAWSELDYLIIDMPPGTGDVQLSLCQRVPLTGAVVVTTPQAVALADVYKAVSMFEKVNVPIIGVVENMSFFVAPDTGNEYKIFGEGGGEKIAGEIGTAFLGKVPLDPRVVEGGDKGEPILLVDAECAAAQAFLSVSQQTAHRVSVAQAKEQPQLIQITRA, translated from the coding sequence ATGGCAGCAGTAAGCGAAGACGCAATCAAGAAGGCCCTCTCCGTCATCATCGATCCCGACCTCGGCCAGGACATCGTGAGCCTTGGCTTCGTCAAGGATCTCAAGATCGACGGCGGCAAGGTGGGCTTCACCATCGAACTGACCACGCCGGCCTGTCCGATCAAGGAACAGTTCCGCACCCAGGCCACCGACGCCGTCCGCGCGATTGATGGTGTGGAGAGCGTGGAAGTCAACATGAGCTCCAACGTGCGCAGCCAGGACGTGGGAGGCAAGGCCAACCCCGTTCCCCAGATCAAGAACATCATTGCCGTCGCCTCGGGCAAGGGCGGTGTGGGCAAGAGCACCGTCGCCGCGAACCTCGCGGTCGGCCTCTCCATGGCCGGTGCGAAGGTCGGGCTGATGGACTGCGACTTCTACGGCCCCTCGGTCCCGCTCATGATGGGCGTCTCCAAGGCGGACCTTCGCCAGGTGGGTGAGAAGATCCTTCCCGCGCGCAAGCACGGGCTCGAGATCATCTCGTTTGGATTCTTCGTCGGCGAGAAAGACCCCGTCATCTGGCGCGGCCCGATACTCGACTCGGCAATCCGCCAATTCTTTACCGACATCGCCTGGAGCGAGCTCGACTACCTCATCATCGACATGCCGCCGGGTACCGGTGATGTGCAGCTCTCGCTGTGCCAGCGCGTGCCACTCACCGGCGCGGTTGTCGTCACGACGCCGCAGGCCGTTGCGCTTGCCGACGTCTACAAGGCGGTCTCCATGTTCGAGAAGGTGAACGTGCCCATCATCGGCGTCGTCGAGAACATGAGCTTCTTCGTCGCGCCCGACACGGGCAACGAGTACAAGATCTTCGGCGAGGGCGGCGGTGAGAAGATCGCCGGCGAAATCGGCACGGCCTTCCTGGGCAAGGTGCCGCTCGACCCGCGCGTCGTCGAGGGCGGTGATAAGGGCGAGCCCATCCTGCTCGTCGACGCCGAGTGTGCGGCGGCGCAGGCCTTCCTCTCGGTCTCGCAGCAGACCGCCCACCGCGTGAGCGTTGCGCAGGCCAAAGAGCAGCCCCAGCTCATCCAGATCACCCGCGCGTAA